In Chitinophagaceae bacterium C216, the genomic stretch TGTCTTAGCCGGATGGAATATTAAAGATGCTCCGTTGTATGCGTGGCGCGGACTCATGTTGGACGAGTCAAGACATTTTTTCGGTATTAATAAGGTAAAATCTATTTTAGACTGGATGGCTTTGTATAAGCTGAACCGTTTTCATTGGCACCTCACAGATGAGCCCGGTTGGCGTATAGAAATTAAAAAATATCCACGATTGGCTCTGGTAGGAGGCGTAGGTTCACACACCGATCCCAATACGCCGGCTCAATATTATACACAGGATCAAATTGCGGAAGTCGTTCGTTATGCTGCTGAAAGAAATATTACAGTAATACCCGAGATTGATATGCCCGGACATGCCACTGCTGCCAATCGTGCCTATCCTGAGTTTAGCGGTGGAGGTAGTGAAAAATATCCCAATTTTACTTTTCATCCCGGTAAGGAGGCTACTTATTCCTATCTCACTGATATACTGAGAGAGGTAAATGCTTTATTCCCTTCAGGGATGTTGCATTTGGGCGGTGATGAAGTAAGCTTTGGCAATCAACAATGGCTGTCTGATCCGGAAGTAAAAAAGCTGATGGCCCAAAATAAGCTCAACAATGTGCTGGAGGTGGAACAATATTTCATGCAGCGAATGGCCGACTCTGTTTTTAAAATGAATGCAAAACTGTTGGCATGGGATGAAGTAGCCAATATGAATTTTTCCCGAGACAGAACGATTGTATTCTGGTGGCGACACGACAGACTTTACCAGCTGGATACGGCATTGAGGAAAGGATATAGTGCGGTGCTTTGTCCACGCATTCCTTTATATTTCGATTTTGTGCAAGATAGCACGCATTCCATTGGGCGCAAATGGGGTAAAGCTTATAGCTCCTTGAAAGGGGTGTATGATTTTAACGCTCGCAATCTATCAGTAATTAATGACGCTAATTATCGTCAAGTATTGGGCATACAGGCCAACTTGTGGACTGAAACCATTGCCGATACGCACCGTTTGGATTTTATGCTTTTCCCGAGAATTGCAGCTTTATCAGAAGCGGCCTGGACCCCGACCGATAAGAAAGACTACGATGCATTTGTTAGGAA encodes the following:
- the exoI_1 gene encoding Beta-hexosaminidase yields the protein MLKPIFHFVFACLLIVYYNNISAQQCPIIPKPLEAVKTKDSFIISSQTKLFIEKPELRSAAGYLQFRMLHMFAIPLIPTPTTPVADVVELRLSNNATANEEGYLLSVTDKKVIITGNSTAGVINGISSLLQLAASGSKKDQKIVLAGWNIKDAPLYAWRGLMLDESRHFFGINKVKSILDWMALYKLNRFHWHLTDEPGWRIEIKKYPRLALVGGVGSHTDPNTPAQYYTQDQIAEVVRYAAERNITVIPEIDMPGHATAANRAYPEFSGGGSEKYPNFTFHPGKEATYSYLTDILREVNALFPSGMLHLGGDEVSFGNQQWLSDPEVKKLMAQNKLNNVLEVEQYFMQRMADSVFKMNAKLLAWDEVANMNFSRDRTIVFWWRHDRLYQLDTALRKGYSAVLCPRIPLYFDFVQDSTHSIGRKWGKAYSSLKGVYDFNARNLSVINDANYRQVLGIQANLWTETIADTHRLDFMLFPRIAALSEAAWTPTDKKDYDAFVRKLKQHFDLYKKEKIHYFDPFNMRL